The Paenibacillus sp. BIC5C1 DNA segment GGATTAATACAGAGTGGCTGAAAAAGCTGAATCTGGAAATGCCAAAGACTACCGAAGAATTCAAAAACGTGCTGCAAGCATTTAAAACGCAGGACCCGAACGGAAACGGCAAAGCAGACGAGGTACCGCTGAGTGGTTCCATAGAGGAGTTCGGCGTACGAATTATTCCGTTCCTGATGAATGCATTTGTCTATGACGATGACCGGAACTACCTGCAAATGGAAAATGGGAAAGTTCAATCTGCGGCAATTACACCTGAATGGAAAGAAGGATTGACTTACATCAAGTCCCTCTTTGATGCAGGTCTGATTGACCCTGGCGCATTCACACAAAACGCAGAAGCGTTCAAGAAAATCGGTGAAAATGCTGATGCTGAAATTTTGGGTGCTGGTGCAGCCATGCATCCCGCAATCTTCGTAAACATTGACGAAGGCAATACTCGTTCGGCGCACTATAACCCGCTGCCGCCGATTTCCGGACCACAGGGTGTGTCCTATGCAACGCATGATGCGGGCGGTGTATCTCCAGGAGCGAAGTTTGTAATCACAAACAAGGCAAGTGAAGAAGCACAGATTGCCCTGATCAAAATGGTTGACTACATGTTCACACCAGAAGGCCAAACGAACGGTGCGAGCGGTATGAAAGGGATTGACTGGACTGACCCGGTGGAAGGTGATGTGGCACTGGGTAAAGACGTTAAACCTGTAGTGAAACAAATTCCTATGGCTGAAGGTGAGGCACCACGTAATGCGGGCTGGAGCGGCATGGCTCACTTCTATATGCCAAAAGAATATCGTGATACCTTCGTACAGGGCACAGATATTTATGCATCCAATGGTTATGAGCGCAGATTATATGATGCATCGCTGTTGTACGAAGGGCATGAACCTAAAGAGCTGTTCCCAATCTGGTCCGTCTGGATTGATCCAAACGAAATTGATGAAGCCAGCTTGCTGCAAACCAACATCAGAAACTACATTGAGCAAAATGAATTGCAATTCATCACAGGCAACAAGGACTTGAATAAGGACTGGGATGCTTATGTGAAAGGTTTACAGAACCTGAAGCTTGATCGTTATCTGGAAATTTTGCAAAAAGCATATGACACAAGCAAGTAATTAACAGGGATATCGGAATCAGGTGCCTATGATGTACCGGCACCTGATTTTCCTTGTATATAGGCAGAAGAGAAGTATGATGATGGAGTATATGTGATGATAGAAGATAAGCAATGGATGTGTTACATACCAAGAAGGGTGGGATCAACATTCCTGTGACTGAACAAGAACATATCACGAATTCCACGACGATAAGACTGACGGATTATGGCGCTGTGCCTGACTCTGAGTTGGACACCCAGCCAGCCATGGTTCGTGCCATTCAGGCGGCGGCCGAAATTCCTGGTCCGGTCGTGCTGGACTGTGCGAGAGGCCGGTATCATTTCTACCCGGAGGAGGCGATTCGGGCTCCCTATTATATCTCCAATACGACGAGTGAAGAAGAAAACCCAGACGTAACCAAGACCATTGCCATTCTGTTTAAAGGAATGACAGATGTAACACTGGAGGGCAACGGCTCCCTGTTTATTTTCCACGGCAAACAGACCCTGTTTTTGCTGGACAATTGCATAAATGTAGAGATTCGCAACCTGCGTACAGACTATCACCAGCCTACGGTGACCGAGATGACGATTATCTCAAGCGGAAAGCATTATTTCGATGCCCGGGTTCACCCCGATTCCCGTTATCAGATTCGGGACAACAAGCTAACCTGGCTCGGTGAAGGCTGGAGTTTTGCGGAAGGTCCCATGCAAACCTATGATCCATTACGGAATACAACCTGGCGAATCGACAATTGGCTGGAATTGGCCCAATCTGTGGAAGAGCTTGAGCCTATGACCATCCGTTTGCATTTTGATTTTCAACCTGCTGTGGTCCCGGGTCATGTACTACAAAATCGCGACGGCATTCGTGATCAAGTTGGAGTTTTTATGACCGAATGTTCAGATATAACGTGGAGAGACGTGAGTATGCATTTCCTGCACGGACTAGGTGTCGTCGGCCAGTTCAGCACAAATCTGACCTTCTCACGAATGAACCTGGCTCCCCGCACTGAAACGGAACGCACGGTTGCCGGTTTTGCGGATTTCTTGCACATTTCCAGCTGC contains these protein-coding regions:
- a CDS encoding extracellular solute-binding protein; translation: MKKSMVTLLMLVVAFTVVMSGCSNGSSSTAQPGSSEEGGKVNISVFAVQDSSIDIPTNKFTAFVEDKFNIKFNWEINPSDGAKEKRQISLASGDYPDAYLLTHYIDQFSQADLLKYGKQGVLVPLNDLIDQYAPNIKAAMEKNPNLKTLNTAPDGNIYGLVAYTECFHCSYPSKMWINTEWLKKLNLEMPKTTEEFKNVLQAFKTQDPNGNGKADEVPLSGSIEEFGVRIIPFLMNAFVYDDDRNYLQMENGKVQSAAITPEWKEGLTYIKSLFDAGLIDPGAFTQNAEAFKKIGENADAEILGAGAAMHPAIFVNIDEGNTRSAHYNPLPPISGPQGVSYATHDAGGVSPGAKFVITNKASEEAQIALIKMVDYMFTPEGQTNGASGMKGIDWTDPVEGDVALGKDVKPVVKQIPMAEGEAPRNAGWSGMAHFYMPKEYRDTFVQGTDIYASNGYERRLYDASLLYEGHEPKELFPIWSVWIDPNEIDEASLLQTNIRNYIEQNELQFITGNKDLNKDWDAYVKGLQNLKLDRYLEILQKAYDTSK
- a CDS encoding right-handed parallel beta-helix repeat-containing protein, producing MDVLHTKKGGINIPVTEQEHITNSTTIRLTDYGAVPDSELDTQPAMVRAIQAAAEIPGPVVLDCARGRYHFYPEEAIRAPYYISNTTSEEENPDVTKTIAILFKGMTDVTLEGNGSLFIFHGKQTLFLLDNCINVEIRNLRTDYHQPTVTEMTIISSGKHYFDARVHPDSRYQIRDNKLTWLGEGWSFAEGPMQTYDPLRNTTWRIDNWLELAQSVEELEPMTIRLHFDFQPAVVPGHVLQNRDGIRDQVGVFMTECSDITWRDVSMHFLHGLGVVGQFSTNLTFSRMNLAPRTETERTVAGFADFLHISSCRGKVAVRDSYFSGSHDDPVNVHGTYLRIVDQPAVDRVKVRFMHPQTYGLPAFYPGDEIEFVRSGSLTTYASNNVVAVERLSTRELLLTLAHPVPDGIGSHDVIENVTWTPEVEITNNHFARVPTRGILVTTRRKVLITENTFERMSMNAILIAVDAESWYESGRVEDVMIFDNHFIECGGSEHPVIFISPENVVVDESAPVHRQIVILNNRFETCGDVPILSAKSTRGLVFKSNKICSPSETGKLPCVEEAVYVTACSEVDIVDNTFTNVPEGTD